GCCTGGAAGTGAATCTTCCTCAAGTGGAGTTTTCTTCAACACTGTAAcaaggtgaagtggcatagccaTTCTGCTAGCAGAGCTAGCAGGCACTGACCAGTAAAACACAGATATTGATTGCAAGCACGTAatgctacaagaaaaaaaaaaaaaggcggaggCGGAGAAAGAAAAGTGAGTGAAATATGCACAGAAAGGTAGCCGCAAGCAGATGACAGTAGTTTGCAGAAGTCAGTGTTTTCTCATCatctttctcttttgttttttgaCCACTGGCACACCAATTATAGAAGTTTTGACAAATTGACTTCTTCAGGGACTTCATGTACAACTGTGCATGCCAAAATAACACCTCGACATCAGAATTACTAATTAAGATAATtacatttaaaatgtgtttcGTAAACACTAGAACACTTCTAATTCAGCTAAGGCTGGAAATTAATAAATATACACAAATTGCATGGCACAAAAGAGTTGGAACACATTTTTGGTGTTTGGCCAAAGCACCAGTGTGTAGCCATGTAGCAGGTACTCTCTTGTTTCTTGCACGTGATAGGAACGCGCCAGGCAAATTTCACAAGCAGTTCGGCATTTTCAAAATACACTGCATGTGAAATATATGACGGCATTTCTACAGTTGAAATATTTTTTATAGCTGAGGTgtacaaatgcaacaaatctcccTTAAAAATTCAAGTTCATAGTTGGTTCTGCTGTGGCTTGTTTTCAATGACACTAAAGGTACAAGAAACATGCTACAACTATATTTCAACACACACAATAATTGACATCTAAAGGGGTTAAGAGAATAAGTTTTTGAAGTACTACATGCAGCTGCTTACTTTGACAAAGACAAGTACAATTGTACAAGGGTTCCAAAGACATCACTTGTTCACCTATTGTTGATCACTCTTATAATGCCTGCAACATACCAACATCTTGTGAAGTAATACCACTACATCAAGGTATACATTCGGTCAACAGAAAGCATGTGTGGGCTGCATTTAGATCACTCATCCTACTGGATACATGGCATGTGATTGGCAACTAAAGAATGAAGAATTCAGAAGTGCAACAGCCATTTTTGCACCATAACAAATGAAATTAGAATTCAATACCCAATGACTTTCTGATCCAAATGTTGACAAGCAAATGAGAGAAGGAAGCAACTCACAACTACAGTGTCAGCCTTTTCTGCACCAGCAATTGGAAATACAACCAGCTTTGCAGAATTGATGACTGGAAAAGTCAAAGTCACTCTGCATGGAGGAGGCTTTGGAGAATCTGTGATGTCAGCCACCCATTTGGTTTtctcctacaaaaaaaaaaaaatgcaggtatTCAATTATTCATTAAAGTAAAAGCTTCAACAAACCTTTAACCAAAACAATGTTCCATATTGCTATGGCATTACAATATGATATTAcgaacatataatttttaaaaaataaacatatttctttaaaaattaattatgggaTTGTATGTgctaaaaccatgatctgattatgaggcacgccgtagagggggactccggaaatttgtgccacctggggttctttaatgtgcaccaaaatctaagtacatgggtgtttttacattttgcccccatcgaaatgcagccgctgtggccaggatACACGTTTTTTTTAAGTATTTAGATCTGACCCCATAGAAGACACTGAAATTTCATATGAGAAAGCACACATACATACTACACAGGAATCTTTATGAATTAGCCAATCAGCTAAATggatgggaaggggggggggtaaaaATACAGCTTTAAGCCCCAAGCGCTTTTTTGAAGCCAGGCAAAATGATGTCGGGAGTGTCATCACGTACTATATCATACACCTACCTACGCTTGCTTCGGAAACTCATAATTATCAACTGCAGCCGAAATCACTTGGGCGCAAAAATTAACGTTTTATATACCTCGGGGCGCCGAGCACAGAATTCCAATTCAATGAAGGCAATACATGGGGCAAACCCCAATTTACAGCATCATACACGAAGTTAGGAAATTTTTGCCTTTCGAGAAAAGGAAGTCTACAACTGCGACGAAACCAGCTTTGTACGGAAAAATACAGCCACCCACCTCAAGCAACTTGTGCCCAGGGAACAGGGAACAAGTATGCCCATCCGGGCCCATTCCCAAAAGCAGCAAGTCAAACTCGGGGACACTCTTAAAGTATACTTTCAACTTTTCGGAGTAGTCTTTGGCCGCCTCAGGGGCTGTAAAAATAGCAAAGAGCAATTACAACAACGGACAAAACTAGAGACGACTGAGCGGATTGAACTGACGGCCTCACGCGGCAGCGATGTGTTGACGATCACAAATTGTTCCCTTTTCAAAGAAAGCTTCGGCACAAGCTGTGCGTTGTAGCTGCCGAAAGTGCTCTCAGTATCTTCAAGCGGAACAAGCCTCTCGTCGCAAAAGAAAAACCGCCATTTCTGCCAATCCGTTTTGACACCTGGAAGTACTTGCGTGAGCATGCCAGCCATGCTCccacctgaaaaaaagaaatgacacatGAACTGCACAATTCACACGGTGCACGCGCGCTGCTTACGAGTTTATTGAAACTAGGTGACACATACCAGAAACACCGACTTTAAGGAATTCATTTCCTGACGAAACGAAAGTATCAGCAACCTGTTGAATCAAAACTTTCAGACGGCAATGCAGATCTGCTTTGTCTGTCGCTACAGTAATTTTTAGCGTCATGAGGATCGGCGCCTTACGTTTGCGGCTGTCAGCGATCAATATTTTTAAAAAACGACACACAATGAGGAAAGCCCCTAGCAACTTCTACCACGCCGAGGTCAACAAGGAACCGGACAGATCGCCAAGGCAGACCGGCGGACGACAAACCGGGTCCGCCGAGATGTCATGTGGTTGCCACAGAAACATGcacaaaaacaataaaaacgtGCAGCGTGATTTGCTGTTGCCAGATGACTGAATGCATACCTCCAAATTTAACTTACGTCCCGAAACTGCACTGcgctcttaaaactgttgcaccctttggggtgtaaatttgtcccacaacaataatcgtcatctgccttgcttgcgtttcctttcctgaaaactcggcgctcggtactttcctgtcgagaatgctgtgtcacactgataacgcgcatgccgttcgtgactgggaagtaccgggctcgcagctttaaagaaaggaagtgcgggcaggacggatgacgattatcgttgtgggacaagataagccccagagGGTGtgaatttttctaagagtgtgtgCACTCtcaaaacggttgcaccctttggggtgtatatttgtcccacaacaatcactcttagaaaaatttacgccctttggggcgtatcttgtcccacaacaataatcgtcatccgtcttgcccgcgtttcctatctttaacgctgccagcccggcactttccagtcacgaatggcatgcgcgttatcagtgtgacgcagcattctcgacaggaaagtagcgagcgccgagttttcaggaaaggaaacgcaagcagggcagatgacgattatcgttgtgggacaaatatacaccccaaagggtgcaaccgttttaagagtgataatcgtcatctggcttgcttgcgtttccttttctgaaaacacggcgctcgctactttcctgtcgagaatgatgcgtcacgctgataacgcgcatgccgttcgtgactgggaagtaccgggctcgcagcgttaatggaaggaaacgcgggcaagacagatgacgattattgttgtgggacaaatatagaccccaaagggtgcatctgtttttagagtgaataatcgtcatccgtcttgcccgcgtttcctttctctaacgcggcgagcccggtacttcccagtcacgaacggcatgcgcgttatcagcgtgacgcatcattctcgacaggaaagtagcgagcgccgagttttcaggaaaggaaacgctagcaaagcagatgacaattattgctGTAAgtcaaatttacaccccaaagggtgcaaccattttaagagcactctaaaaacagtcgcaccctttggggtgtatatttgtcccacagcgataatcgtcatctgtcttgcccgcgtttcctttctttaacgctgcgagcccggtacttcccagtcacgaacggcatgcgcgttatcagtgtgacgcagcattctcgacaggaaagtagcgagcgccgagctttcaggaaaggaaacgcaagcaaggcaaatgacgattatcgttgtgggacaaatatacaccccaaagggtgcaaacagtttttacactcttaaaacggttgcacgtGCCCTTTGAGGTGCAtatttgtcacacaacaataatcgtcatctgccttgctcgcgtttcctttcctgaaagctcggcgctcgctactttcctgtcgagaatgctgcgtcacactgataacgcgcatgtcgttcgtgactgggaagtaccgggctcgcagcgttaaagaaaggaaacgcgggcaacatggatgacgattgttgttgtgggacaagataagccccaaagggtgtaaattttttctaagagtgtagagtgtatagataagccccaaagggtgtaaattttttaagagtgtacactcttaaaacggttgcaccctctggggtgtatatttgtcccacaacgataatcatctgccttgcttgcgtttcctttcctgaaaacttggcacccgctactttcctgtcgagaatgctgcgtcacactgataacgcgcatgccattcgtgactgggaagtaccgggctcaccgcgttagagaaaggaaacgcgggcaagacggatgacgattatcgttgtgggacaagataagccccaaagggtgtacatttttctaagagtgtacactcttagagcCATTTCCAGGACCCcggaggaagacgacactgtcctatatacagacgcctctctatccaaacgctccacgagggcaacagtcgtggtcaccaggctagaaaagctggtcacctgtgCATGAATCAACACTCCGTCGttggaggaagcagaagaagcagcgatagctttcgcactcctgcaacctaacgtcaccaagatcgtcacggactcgcaagctgcatacaagaactacaaatctggctgggtgtcccttgcagCACTAAATATCCTCGGAAAAGCTATGCCTCCTAAACAAacaatcgaattagtttgggttCCGGCTCACTCCTCAGTTGAGGGCAACGAATGTGTTCATCAACAGGCCTGAGCGCTCAACTCCCAGGCCACCAAGGAGGAGGCAaagggatggcaacccatcacaagtTACATAGACATAGTCAAATATTGCAGGGACAGtaggaagacattcccgcacacccaccactccttgaccagagccaaacaaacaatatacaggcaaatccaagCAGGATCCTTTCCCTACCcttgcctccagaacaaaatatacCCAGAAAGATACAAGAATTAACACGTCCTCACTGCAGTGCactaggcacccttcggcacatCATAGGAGTGCAATTTTTCAAAAGACCAGCCCCCATCTATACTCATAACTAACCCCCCTACTGtccccaccctttacgagcgatggAAGATCATGCTATCCAGCCGTGCCCTGCAAGACCAGCTCTAACtcatccacaggggccaggcagccctggaagcatatggagcccgtgAAGAGgaagccaccccatcagacgcttaatgCGTTCcttgattacaaagacggcgccaaacaaaacaacacacgaagaaggggaacacgagacagcacgtaggcgcactaacaactgagtgttttatttcttgacatagtaacatatagctgctgtcaaggatcaaaacaacaagaaataaacagggca
This Dermacentor albipictus isolate Rhodes 1998 colony chromosome 1, USDA_Dalb.pri_finalv2, whole genome shotgun sequence DNA region includes the following protein-coding sequences:
- the Pgls gene encoding 6-phosphogluconolactonase, which translates into the protein MTLKITVATDKADLHCRLKVLIQQVADTFVSSGNEFLKVGVSGGSMAGMLTQVLPGVKTDWQKWRFFFCDERLVPLEDTESTFGSYNAQLVPKLSLKREQFVIVNTSLPPPEAAKDYSEKLKVYFKSVPEFDLLLLGMGPDGHTCSLFPGHKLLEEKTKWVADITDSPKPPPCRVTLTFPVINSAKLVVFPIAGAEKADTVVKVLHAKEGEPRLPASLVQPTKGDVVWLLDSAAASKLPK